In Parabacteroides timonensis, the genomic stretch TTTAGCTACCTTGCGGTATTCAGGCTTGTCGTTCGGTTTTACTACCATCAACGAGTTGTTGTCTTTTGAATAAGCGTTCAGGTTATCCAAAGAACCCCACTGTTCGCTGTTTCCTACGAATACTTTGCTGGCACCTAATGATGTTGTTTTAGCATAAGTAGCAGGCTGAGCATCGATAGTCACTACATTGTAAGTTCCGTTCGGTTTCATCTTCAAAGCGAAACGCTGTGCGTTAGCTTCTACATCCTTGTATTCATCACAAGCATAGTAGTTCAGCTTGTTGCCTTTATACAATACATATTCAAGATTGCTGTTATTCTGGATCAAGTACGGAAGTACAGCCAATGTATCAGGAGTAACACCCATTGTACCATCGTTCTTCAAAGTAGCCAGCTCAGTAATAATCAATACTGTATCCACTTCATTCTTCAAATCACCCGGTTTCATATCCAGATACAGTTTCCAGTCTGTTCCACCTTCAGTAACAACACCCAGTTTATGAGTACCGTCGCTAGTATGGTTTTCAGCCCAGTAAGCTGTTACGTTACCTGTTTCGTTATGATACTGACCGATATTGAATACCTGATTTCTCAATGCATTCGGTTCAGTTCTCATGAAACCGTCATACTTAGTGATGTTCTTAACTTCTGTCAACGTGATCTTTTCACCAGCGTTAAGAGTTTCATCACCTACTGTAACATCTGCACTTACAGTATAAACATTAGCTGCATCACCTGATTTATGACGCAAAGTAATGCTTGCAACAGACTTCTTCGATTCACGGTTTGTCAATGTGAAACTGTTATTGTCCAGATCTGCAGTAGTGATAGCCCACTGAGATTCGGGAGAAGTTGCAGCAACAGATGAAGCAACCACGAATCCAGCTTTAGGAGCAGCTACAGGCTGATTGTTATCAACCATAGCCAACACGCGACCTACTTTGTATTTATCAGCCTCATCAAGATCGCTGCTCTTTGATGCAAATGCCACATTATAGAACTTACCCAACAATGTTTCAACCTTCACTACATCATCTGCACCCAGAGAAATAGAAGGTAATTCGCTTGCAGCAGCATCTTTTTTAACAGTCAGATAATTGTTATCGGAATAAGTTGCAATATATGCATTACCTACCACAGTAGTTCCATCCATAACAATCAGTGATTCCACCTCTGTCTTAGACAATTCAATTCTACCTGAACGAGAAGTGATCTGGTACTCAGAATACCAACCTGATTTACTATCTTTGTCTGCTTTTTTAACCCATACAAACTTAGCCTTTTCACCAGTAGAACCATCCCAACCAGTAGGATTCACCATTAAATAGTTAGCATCATCAGCAACAGTTCCACCAGCAGCCAACTTGTCAACGATCTCAATATTGTTTCCTGACGTTACAGCATACAATGTCTTGCCTGCCATAACATTTCCGTCAACAGTCTTGTCATTGTTTGCTTTAATTGTTAAGCTAAAGCCTTTATTGTAAATCGCATTCAGCTCAGCAGCGGTCTTGGCTACTGCAAGAGATTTGTAGATACCGAATTTAGCAGCAGTAGCAGCAGCCCCTGCTGTAAAGTTTGCTTGAAGAGATTGGGTAGCTACGCCATTTATTGTTAATGAAACAGCTCCCTGATAAGTATCATTTGCAACGAACTCTCTGGCACCATCTACAGCGAATTCATTTCCTGAATGTAGATTGATGAATTTGTATCTAACTTTACTATCAGTTCCTGAAACAGAAACAACTTTCCATAGATAATTAGCAACATTACCTGATGTTACTGCACTGGCGGCAGTTTGACCAAAAACAGGAGTACCTTTAGTTCCATCATCTTTTAATGTATTTGCTGTACCACCATCCCCTGAAATGAAGTAATACTCTCCATCAGTAATAGCTGTTTGCAAATGGCAATACTGATTACCAGAAGTTACTTTCAGGTCTTTGTTGAAAACACCAAATTCGAAAGT encodes the following:
- a CDS encoding DUF6383 domain-containing protein codes for the protein MNKKFSTLVAVLLAAGAWNTLDAEVVKITSPKVGGSYLIGSSIVEGDETSGKVGDLLQVSNANSTSGLSAAITDFTNVWTFESTGEAGEFFLTDGTNYLSAATGSSAVLTVASGATDAVKFKLVGNKIVVTGADGANASDPAVAADMELKLTAGAIATLVAAEGGSTFEFGVFNKDLKVTSGNQYCHLQTAITDGEYYFISGDGGTANTLKDDGTKGTPVFGQTAASAVTSGNVANYLWKVVSVSGTDSKVRYKFINLHSGNEFAVDGAREFVANDTYQGAVSLTINGVATQSLQANFTAGAAATAAKFGIYKSLAVAKTAAELNAIYNKGFSLTIKANNDKTVDGNVMAGKTLYAVTSGNNIEIVDKLAAGGTVADDANYLMVNPTGWDGSTGEKAKFVWVKKADKDSKSGWYSEYQITSRSGRIELSKTEVESLIVMDGTTVVGNAYIATYSDNNYLTVKKDAAASELPSISLGADDVVKVETLLGKFYNVAFASKSSDLDEADKYKVGRVLAMVDNNQPVAAPKAGFVVASSVAATSPESQWAITTADLDNNSFTLTNRESKKSVASITLRHKSGDAANVYTVSADVTVGDETLNAGEKITLTEVKNITKYDGFMRTEPNALRNQVFNIGQYHNETGNVTAYWAENHTSDGTHKLGVVTEGGTDWKLYLDMKPGDLKNEVDTVLIITELATLKNDGTMGVTPDTLAVLPYLIQNNSNLEYVLYKGNKLNYYACDEYKDVEANAQRFALKMKPNGTYNVVTIDAQPATYAKTTSLGASKVFVGNSEQWGSLDNLNAYSKDNNSLMVVKPNDKPEYRKVAKDWGDIVRIYRDEYSTEALFEKRDAKSVVEKDTLSFLNVNNSVTGAKPGLFVDTAYVNRVDANGIVNTCYQYLLGVNVTKTSDTYCPDDVEHNDPAWIEEHGVCPHAIKTPLVKGRFLINLIDTANVYGATHLHSNPYVNGIEAGEQRAKLSFVEGVHTNDTLYITRQGGEVVKLAMDSPEFNIAKFAFRYVNNADGSFKIQTRYKDYSPASTKETIEETANNNGYLKWINGTVVVEKDFINGETFNMEENYDGQAVANEDITASSISVIAKEGAVIINGAQGKKVVISNVLGQTVASTVISSDKAEISAPAGVVVVAVEGEAAVKAIVK